In a single window of the Neospora caninum Liverpool complete genome, chromosome VIIa genome:
- a CDS encoding putative protein kinase, PfPK7 homolog, which produces MDSSSTTRRPTGDSAVKTTPVERKYRDDKGIKHINDYVVGRRLGSGRFSTTKEYDLVDPSTGTIQGRFAGKRYRKAVLSRKKEFRTDPETRRPQIYTKLQEVWEEIKVLSLLNNPYCLRVREVLESGTQEDGEDGKLCIITNLQACGAVMSLKGNGGSEQERFVPPLKNAGTIPEAVCRCIVRDVAKGLLYLHEELNIAHRDVKPDNMLMGEDGRVQIGDMGSADFMDAQGRVRHTKGTYMFMAPESMRVSASPGEPYEGHGGRAADVWALGISLYAMLFGELPFKATACMEQLFSQLAEGAVKLPKDKAGTVSEDGKAVLLSLLQPEVKDRMTLPALLEHPWIKEADTSEAAKYARLVLDEQATSSGSD; this is translated from the exons ATGGATTCTTCGAGCACCACACGAAGACCGACAGGCGACTCGGCAGTCAAGACGACTCCTGTCGAGAGGAAATATCGAGACGACAAGGGAATCAAGCACATTAACGACTATGTTGTTGGACGCCGTCTCGGCTCAG GACGTTTTTCTACCACAAAAGAATACGATCTGGTTGACCCGTCGACCGGCACCATCCAGGGCCGTTTTGCAGGAAAACGATACCGCAAGGCCGTCTTGTCTCGGAAGAAGGAGTTTCGCACAGACCCCGAGACCCGCCGACCCCAGATCTACACAAAGTTGCAGGAAGTCTGGGAGGAAATCAAagttctctcgctcctcaaCAATCCCTACTGCTTACGCGTGCGGGAAGTACTCGAGTCTGGCACTcaagaagatggagaagacggcaaaCTATGCATCA TCACGAATCTGCAGGCGTGCGGCGCCGTGATGTCGCTGAAAGGCAATGGAGGAAGTGAACAAGAACGGTTTGTCCCCCCTCTCAAGAACGCCGGCACCATTCCCGAGGCAGTCTGCAGGTGTATCGTCCGGGACGTCGCCAAAGGCCTTCTCTACT TGCACGAGGAACTCAATATCGCCCATCGGGACGTGAAGCCGGACAACATGCTCATGGGCGAAGATGGGAGAGTTCAAATTGGAGACATGGGCTCGGCCGACTTCATGGACGCTCAAGGCCGGGTTCGCCACACCAAG GGCACTTACATGTTCATGGCGCCCGAGTCGATGCGCGTCTCGGCTTCGCCTGGCGAACCTTACGAGGGCCACGGCGGCCGAGCAGCGGATGTGTGGGCGCTGGGAATTTCGCTCTAT GCTATGCTTTTTGGCGAGCTTCCGTTCAAAGCGACGGCATGCATGGAGCAACTTTTTTCGCAGCTGGCCGAGGGAGCCGTGAAGCTGCCAAAGGACAAGGCAGGCACTGTGTCTGAGGACGGGAAagctgtccttctctctcttcttcagcctgAAGTGAAAGACCGAATGACGCTTCCGGCGCTTCTG GAACACCCGTGGATCAAAGAGGCTGACACTTCTGAGGCGGCGAAGTACGCCCGGCTCGTATTGGACGAGCAGGCGACCTCATCGGGCTCGGATTAA